The Cellulomonas wangleii genome includes a region encoding these proteins:
- a CDS encoding nucleoside deaminase, whose protein sequence is MDLALAEARAALAGDDVPVGAVVLGPDGTVVGRGRNTREVDGDPTGHAEIVAMRQAAAALGRWRLDGCTLVVTLEPCLMCAGAVLQARVPRLVLGAWDEKAGACGSQWDVVRDRRSPHRVEVVAGVRAAESATLLRDFFAPHR, encoded by the coding sequence ATGGACCTCGCCCTCGCGGAGGCGCGCGCCGCGCTGGCCGGTGACGACGTGCCCGTGGGGGCGGTCGTGCTGGGCCCCGACGGCACGGTCGTCGGGCGTGGGCGCAACACGCGCGAGGTCGACGGCGACCCGACGGGCCACGCCGAGATCGTCGCGATGCGGCAGGCCGCAGCGGCACTGGGCCGGTGGCGGCTCGACGGGTGCACGCTCGTCGTGACCCTGGAGCCCTGCCTGATGTGCGCCGGTGCGGTGCTGCAGGCGCGGGTGCCGCGCCTGGTGCTGGGGGCGTGGGACGAGAAGGCCGGCGCGTGCGGCTCGCAGTGGGACGTCGTGCGCGACCGCCGCTCGCCGCACCGCGTCGAGGTGGTCGCCGGGGTGCGGGCCGCGGAGTCCGCCACGCTGCTGCGGGACTTCTTCGCCCCGCACCGCTGA
- a CDS encoding Sir2 family NAD-dependent protein deacetylase has translation MSTSQAAPVTSGSLADVVALLTGHRLTVLTGAGVSTDSGIPDYRGPDSPPRTPMTFQQFVGDEAFRRHYWARNHVGWRHVHRTRPNAGHRALAAMEQRGVVHGVITQNVDLLHEAAGSRHVIDLHGRYDRVVCLRCHRVVPRAALADRLEALNPGFVERVGQVADVEIAPDADAVVEQTADFRVQDCWQPDLEDAAQECGGMLKPDIVYFGETVPRERVDRAYAMVDAADALLVAGSSLTVQSGRRFVRHAALAGKPVVVVNRGATRGDRYATVTLDAGTSETLSELAEVLPTPQH, from the coding sequence GTGAGCACGTCGCAGGCAGCCCCCGTCACCTCGGGGTCGCTCGCAGACGTCGTCGCGCTGCTCACGGGCCACCGGCTGACGGTGCTGACGGGCGCGGGCGTCTCGACCGACTCCGGGATCCCCGACTACCGCGGACCGGACTCGCCGCCGCGCACGCCGATGACGTTCCAGCAGTTCGTGGGCGACGAGGCGTTCCGCCGGCACTACTGGGCCCGCAACCACGTGGGGTGGCGGCACGTGCACCGGACGCGGCCCAACGCGGGTCACCGCGCGCTGGCGGCGATGGAGCAGCGGGGCGTCGTGCACGGCGTCATCACGCAGAACGTGGACCTGCTGCACGAGGCCGCGGGCTCCCGCCACGTCATCGACCTGCACGGCCGGTACGACCGGGTGGTGTGCCTGCGGTGCCACCGCGTGGTGCCGCGTGCCGCCCTGGCGGACCGGCTGGAGGCGCTCAACCCGGGGTTCGTCGAGCGGGTGGGGCAGGTGGCGGACGTGGAGATCGCGCCCGACGCGGACGCCGTCGTCGAGCAGACCGCCGACTTCCGCGTGCAGGACTGCTGGCAGCCGGACCTCGAGGACGCCGCGCAGGAGTGCGGCGGCATGCTCAAGCCGGACATCGTGTACTTCGGGGAGACGGTGCCGCGCGAGCGGGTCGACCGGGCGTACGCCATGGTCGACGCCGCCGACGCCCTGCTGGTGGCGGGGTCGTCGCTCACCGTGCAGTCGGGACGACGGTTCGTCCGGCACGCCGCGCTGGCGGGCAAGCCCGTCGTCGTCGTGAACCGCGGGGCGACCCGCGGTGACCGGTACGCCACCGTCACCCTCGACGCCGGGACCAGCGAGACGCTGTCCGAGCTGGCCGAGGTCCTGCCGACGCCGCAGCACTGA
- a CDS encoding RHS repeat-associated core domain-containing protein has translation MAEVGYSFTKAGASGPSADRLAVQTRTSTKEVGVPAGAVTSYSYDSLGRLTNATERTGSTTNAAWGYGYDKAGNRTSQTRSANTGLPAGTTTYAYDTTHRLTSSSADTTAWQYDAVGNQLTNGITGQRATYDSRMAVTSIGTATYDGFDQGNAETVSRANPAASWTSASIGLVSQTSGSTTHVFTRDTRGNVLAAKQGSKRLYYVQDATDSVIGVFDAAGGFTGGYSYSPYGELRAATDNPVIRDNPLRFASGLWDAAANLYRLGARYYDPGLGRFTQYDPTGQEPNPYAYAAGNPANFTDPTGTKIRWGWFTKGVDALSGAYDSVQAFQTVRAYARGDTYNGSVGVASWAIGGVVGGVCAGLTAAATGGAGLLAAGGCATLGAAAGFGFEQLAAKRRR, from the coding sequence GTGGCGGAGGTCGGGTACTCCTTCACCAAGGCCGGCGCGTCCGGGCCGTCCGCGGACCGCCTCGCGGTCCAGACCCGCACCTCGACCAAGGAGGTCGGCGTCCCGGCCGGCGCGGTCACGTCGTACTCCTACGACTCGCTCGGTCGGCTCACCAACGCCACCGAACGCACGGGCTCGACCACGAACGCGGCGTGGGGGTATGGGTACGACAAGGCCGGCAACCGCACGTCGCAGACCCGATCGGCCAACACCGGGCTGCCCGCGGGGACCACGACGTACGCGTACGACACCACGCACCGTCTGACGTCATCCAGCGCGGACACCACCGCGTGGCAGTACGACGCGGTGGGCAACCAGCTGACGAACGGCATCACCGGGCAGCGCGCGACCTACGACTCCCGGATGGCTGTCACGTCGATCGGCACGGCCACGTACGACGGGTTCGACCAGGGCAACGCCGAGACGGTCTCCCGGGCGAACCCCGCCGCGTCCTGGACCAGCGCGTCCATCGGGCTGGTGTCCCAGACGTCGGGGTCCACAACGCACGTGTTCACCCGCGACACCCGCGGCAACGTCCTGGCGGCGAAGCAGGGCAGCAAACGCCTGTACTACGTCCAGGATGCGACGGACTCGGTCATCGGGGTGTTCGACGCCGCCGGCGGGTTCACCGGCGGGTACTCCTACTCCCCGTACGGAGAGCTGCGCGCGGCGACCGACAACCCCGTGATCAGGGACAACCCGTTGCGCTTCGCGAGCGGCCTGTGGGATGCGGCGGCCAACCTGTACCGGCTCGGCGCGCGCTACTACGACCCGGGTCTGGGCCGGTTCACGCAGTACGACCCGACCGGCCAGGAGCCCAACCCGTACGCGTACGCGGCCGGCAACCCGGCGAACTTCACCGACCCGACCGGGACCAAGATCAGGTGGGGGTGGTTCACCAAGGGCGTTGACGCGCTCAGTGGCGCGTACGACTCGGTCCAGGCGTTCCAGACGGTCAGGGCCTACGCTCGAGGTGACACCTACAACGGCTCGGTAGGTGTGGCGTCCTGGGCCATCGGGGGCGTCGTCGGCGGTGTCTGCGCGGGCCTCACCGCGGCCGCGACCGGAGGTGCCGGGCTTCTCGCGGCAGGTGGGTGCGCGACCCTCGGGGCCGCAGCTGGATTCGGTTTCGAGCAGCTCGCAGCCAAGCGGCGCAGGTAG
- the upp gene encoding uracil phosphoribosyltransferase → MRLHVADHPLVAHKLAVLRDAETPSPTFRQLVDELVTLLAYEATRHVRTRDVEVVTPVAATTGKKLAHPNPIVVPILRAGLGMLEGMTRLLPTAEVGFLGLQRDEETLEAITYANRLPDDLTGRQCFLLDPMLATGGTLVASIDYLLQRGARDVTAVCLIAAPEGIKVVEEFVGDRADVQVVVAAVDERLDEHAYIVPGLGDAGDRLYGIV, encoded by the coding sequence ATGCGCCTGCACGTCGCCGACCACCCGCTCGTCGCCCACAAGCTGGCGGTCCTCCGGGACGCGGAGACCCCCAGCCCGACGTTCCGTCAGCTCGTCGACGAGCTGGTGACGCTCCTCGCCTACGAGGCGACGCGCCACGTCCGGACGCGTGACGTCGAGGTGGTGACGCCCGTCGCCGCGACGACCGGCAAGAAGCTCGCCCACCCCAACCCGATCGTCGTGCCGATCCTGCGCGCCGGTCTGGGCATGCTCGAGGGCATGACCCGCCTGCTGCCCACGGCGGAGGTCGGGTTCCTGGGTCTGCAGCGCGACGAGGAGACCCTCGAGGCGATCACGTACGCCAACCGCCTGCCCGACGACCTCACGGGCCGGCAGTGCTTCCTGCTCGACCCGATGCTCGCCACCGGCGGCACGCTGGTCGCGTCGATCGACTACCTGCTGCAGCGCGGGGCGCGGGACGTCACCGCCGTCTGCCTCATCGCGGCGCCCGAGGGCATCAAGGTCGTCGAGGAGTTCGTCGGGGACCGCGCGGACGTCCAGGTGGTCGTCGCCGCCGTCGACGAGCGGCTCGACGAGCACGCGTACATCGTCCCGGGCCTGGGCGACGCGGGCGACCGGCTGTACGGGATCGTCTGA
- a CDS encoding type II toxin-antitoxin system Phd/YefM family antitoxin — MTTTSLANVKAHLSRFVDSVHDTHERVTITRNGEPAAVLMSPDDLASLEETIAVLSDAAVMAEVREADAAVARGDVTPLADVLRARAANA; from the coding sequence ATGACGACGACATCGTTGGCGAACGTGAAGGCACACCTGTCTCGCTTCGTCGACTCCGTCCACGACACGCACGAGCGCGTGACCATCACGCGCAACGGCGAGCCGGCGGCGGTCCTGATGTCGCCCGACGACCTCGCGTCCCTTGAGGAGACGATCGCCGTCCTGTCGGACGCCGCAGTCATGGCCGAGGTCCGAGAGGCTGACGCCGCAGTCGCCCGCGGTGACGTCACCCCGCTGGCAGACGTCTTGCGTGCCCGCGCTGCGAACGCGTGA
- a CDS encoding choice-of-anchor L domain-containing protein, whose product MPARPWLAVATSATLAVLLSALPAGAATLDPAPAPGYPALPVSDPTPPQDQAPARPAPDTAPAGPAARAAAAAAPSDDEIAAALDIPSSWFVSASIGQSDPRGVAVSDGVPISAPDPGPDGPIVPMGAGDPGAQAAAAGDPLPFPSRGETFLVMSTGDASRAMLPPVPSGESTVLDGLDNEQGNDKVQLELVLQAPQDARCLAMDVAFLSEEYPDFVGGSYNDAFTAQFGSGDMWIVNGAVDAPGNFARDSQGNPLTVNASFDLQDSTASTYDGSTARLRSATPVLGGREVKVFLTIQDLGDSVLDSAAFIDNVFFSEDALCRFGSTEDSDGDGLLDEWEENGFAMTVGGEQWFVDLPAMGADPRTKDVFVEIDYMSDATHSHAPDPAEIADIVDSFARSGIHLHVDYGRFAPLTYGQPGAVWGSLSQADQIPHTEHFGSSGFLTNSYSWRAFDAVKRDNFDPARAALFHYNLWVHRMEEKPAGQGYPSGRSRGVLEGGSDFIVSLGNNISRGYQAGTFMHELGHNLGLGHGGSDHVNGKPNYLSVMNYDHQFKLPVGYPGPRFDYSFVRLADLDEHDLDENVGIGLTADLGLRPRFHCNGQGQPVTAPKSQPVDWDCDGNLESSVSTSVNRDSELDVLHGHNDWRNLVFTGGAIGMPGAIVDLPEETVDPEPEATYETYLEVVGGAPEVTAAPTLPTSPVTVGTEVAASATFSVTEGDGGNMTAQWSWGDGAVSDGVVTAGHAPAVTGTHVYTTPGTYQVSVTVVGPDGTATSPAGTVTVQGATTSRASATAAGVLRTTGNRTADVVHVAVDARTVPGHSGPLGASLVRATNAKLTVVGERIERLDVTGATAVIESRVLVNGRSGYRQRITLVDGFPARTRIQVWDPASGGPDVPTAVLLDTTGGAAPAPSLGVLIDVRD is encoded by the coding sequence ATGCCCGCACGACCATGGCTCGCCGTGGCCACCTCGGCCACGCTCGCAGTCCTGCTGTCCGCGCTGCCCGCCGGCGCAGCGACGCTCGACCCGGCACCCGCGCCCGGGTACCCGGCACTGCCCGTCAGCGACCCGACACCGCCGCAGGACCAGGCACCGGCCCGCCCGGCACCCGATACCGCGCCGGCCGGACCCGCCGCACGCGCTGCGGCCGCGGCCGCCCCGTCGGACGACGAGATCGCTGCGGCCCTGGACATCCCGTCGTCGTGGTTCGTCAGCGCGTCCATCGGGCAGTCCGACCCCCGCGGTGTCGCGGTCAGCGACGGCGTGCCGATCTCGGCGCCGGATCCCGGCCCTGACGGACCGATCGTGCCCATGGGCGCCGGCGACCCCGGGGCGCAGGCTGCCGCCGCAGGCGACCCGCTGCCGTTCCCCAGCCGCGGTGAGACGTTCCTCGTGATGTCCACCGGTGACGCCTCGCGCGCGATGCTGCCGCCGGTACCTAGCGGTGAGAGCACCGTCCTGGACGGGCTCGACAACGAGCAGGGCAACGACAAGGTCCAGCTCGAGCTCGTGCTCCAGGCGCCGCAGGACGCACGCTGCCTCGCGATGGACGTCGCGTTCCTGTCCGAGGAGTACCCCGACTTCGTGGGCGGCTCGTACAACGACGCGTTCACCGCCCAGTTCGGCAGCGGCGACATGTGGATCGTCAACGGGGCGGTCGACGCCCCGGGCAACTTCGCACGCGACTCGCAGGGCAACCCGCTGACCGTCAACGCCTCATTCGACCTGCAGGACTCGACCGCGAGCACCTACGACGGCTCCACCGCCCGGCTGCGGTCGGCGACGCCGGTGCTCGGCGGGCGTGAGGTCAAGGTGTTCCTCACCATCCAGGACCTCGGCGACTCCGTGCTGGACTCGGCCGCGTTCATCGACAACGTCTTCTTCTCCGAGGACGCCCTGTGCCGGTTCGGGTCCACCGAGGACTCCGACGGCGACGGGCTGCTCGACGAATGGGAGGAGAACGGCTTCGCCATGACCGTCGGCGGCGAGCAGTGGTTCGTCGACCTGCCGGCCATGGGCGCCGACCCGCGCACCAAGGACGTGTTCGTCGAGATCGACTACATGTCCGACGCCACGCACTCCCACGCCCCCGACCCGGCCGAGATCGCCGACATCGTCGACAGCTTCGCGCGGTCCGGGATCCACCTGCACGTCGACTACGGTCGGTTCGCACCCCTGACCTACGGCCAGCCCGGCGCGGTCTGGGGCTCCCTGAGCCAGGCCGACCAGATCCCGCACACCGAGCACTTCGGGTCCAGCGGCTTCCTGACCAACAGCTACAGCTGGCGGGCATTCGACGCCGTCAAGCGGGACAACTTCGACCCGGCACGCGCCGCGCTCTTCCACTACAACCTGTGGGTCCACCGCATGGAGGAGAAGCCAGCAGGGCAGGGGTACCCCAGCGGCAGGTCCCGCGGGGTGCTCGAGGGCGGCTCCGACTTCATCGTCAGCCTCGGGAACAACATCTCCCGGGGCTACCAGGCCGGCACGTTCATGCACGAGCTCGGGCACAACCTCGGCCTCGGGCACGGCGGCAGCGACCACGTCAACGGCAAGCCGAACTACCTGTCGGTCATGAACTACGACCACCAGTTCAAGCTCCCCGTCGGCTACCCGGGCCCGAGGTTCGACTATTCCTTCGTCCGCCTGGCCGACCTCGACGAGCACGACCTCGACGAGAACGTCGGCATCGGGCTCACCGCAGACCTCGGGCTGCGTCCGAGGTTCCACTGCAACGGGCAGGGCCAGCCCGTGACGGCGCCGAAGTCCCAGCCGGTCGACTGGGACTGCGACGGCAACCTGGAGTCCAGCGTGTCCACCAGCGTCAACCGTGACAGCGAGCTCGACGTCTTGCACGGCCACAACGACTGGCGCAACCTCGTCTTCACCGGCGGCGCGATCGGCATGCCGGGCGCCATCGTCGACCTGCCCGAAGAGACCGTCGACCCCGAGCCCGAGGCCACCTACGAGACGTACCTTGAGGTCGTCGGAGGTGCACCGGAGGTGACCGCGGCACCGACGCTGCCCACCTCCCCGGTCACCGTGGGCACCGAGGTCGCGGCGTCGGCCACCTTCTCGGTGACCGAGGGCGACGGCGGCAACATGACCGCGCAGTGGTCGTGGGGTGACGGCGCCGTCAGCGACGGGGTCGTGACCGCAGGGCACGCACCGGCCGTCACCGGCACGCACGTGTACACGACACCCGGCACCTACCAGGTGAGCGTGACGGTCGTGGGACCTGACGGCACCGCGACCTCGCCGGCCGGCACCGTGACCGTCCAGGGCGCGACCACCTCACGGGCCAGCGCCACAGCTGCCGGCGTTCTGCGCACCACCGGCAACCGGACCGCCGACGTCGTGCACGTCGCCGTGGACGCACGGACCGTGCCCGGGCACAGCGGGCCGCTCGGTGCGTCCCTGGTCCGCGCAACCAACGCGAAGCTCACCGTGGTCGGCGAGCGCATCGAGCGCCTCGACGTCACGGGGGCGACCGCGGTCATCGAGTCCCGCGTCCTGGTCAACGGCCGCTCGGGCTACCGGCAGCGCATCACGCTCGTCGACGGGTTCCCCGCCCGGACCCGCATCCAGGTGTGGGACCCGGCGAGCGGCGGACCGGACGTCCCGACCGCGGTCTTGCTTGACACGACGGGCGGAGCCGCGCCTGCACCCTCGCTGGGCGTCCTCATCGACGTGCGCGACTGA
- a CDS encoding type II toxin-antitoxin system RelE family toxin, protein MRYEVQLAPPARRALAGGLPPAVAAAVIEFLSGPLAEAPFRVGKPLRNELEGKWSARRGEYRVIYTINARVVTVTVLTIAHRRDAYRT, encoded by the coding sequence GTGAGGTACGAGGTCCAGCTCGCTCCTCCGGCGCGGCGCGCCCTGGCCGGCGGGTTGCCTCCGGCGGTGGCCGCGGCGGTGATCGAGTTCCTCTCTGGTCCGCTGGCGGAGGCGCCGTTCCGCGTCGGCAAGCCCCTACGGAACGAGCTCGAGGGCAAGTGGTCGGCACGACGTGGTGAGTACCGCGTCATCTACACGATCAACGCGCGTGTGGTCACCGTGACCGTGCTGACGATCGCTCATCGCCGCGACGCCTACCGCACGTAG
- a CDS encoding sigma-70 family RNA polymerase sigma factor, whose protein sequence is MSDSDVVEDDAALLRATRTGDSAAFGRLYERHAGAALVVARQYTDSTPDAEDVVADAFANVHRALLGGNGPDAAFRAYLFTVVRRVAAVQRTAGRRAQPTDDVATLETASAPVAAAEEPTLAGFERGVVARAFRSLPERWREVLWHSEVEGLTPAQIAPIVGLSANSTAALAYRAREGLRQAYLQHHLQDPLDEGCRSVAGKLGAHVRGGLAARDTRQVETHLDECGECRALVLELGDVNHGMRAVVAPLVLGLLGLGALAHDLPVGGGLAAGAAALGQAGGAGASGGAGSAGSGAGASGGAGSGGAGAGGAGAGAVGSGGAGAVGAGAGGVAATGAVGTVTGASAAVGGATAATAATGAAGLLGGVSAGAVALVAAAALVVTVVVAAAVLLVNGPDVLADPTPSVSGAAETRPTAPAPRATSSSTPAPVPTSDPTPDTDDGTPDDASPGDASPDGRDGTVPGRGPAAAPPGAPAPVTPPGSRPVLAPPAGPAPGAEPEPGPGPAPDPDPEQPPPPGPADVVVVVPEGGIDLAAGVAGQAIELTVRNAGGLPAAALVAEVELPAGVTFQAGALASPGFGFGPVAAAEPVGWTCVDRDGDGAAASCTLPGLDPGRGAVLALRVNVDEGWVSTSGDEAVHMRITGDGRTWEPEPVRVRVAASPARLAFDGPVPTEVQLVTGRARTLTVPVRNAGGTAVTATAPALAELTLPPGVSATAAAPWSCAAGQDGPTVCRHAGLAPFERSTLTLTLTSPSGAATGSGTLHVRLSPAGHRSSETHVVTSSLVRPPVLGVEAPAALDVAPGTPVDLGVTVANTGDLAAAGTSLQLTVPTGATIEDATGEGWACAPAGATATCTTDLAPGARSSVTARVTAAAGSVGALGAATARVSAPDADVPAVPAEVDVTAIEPVLAVTDAAAVVDATRGGTVAFVAAVAGSRVDGRPAADAAGVVATVTLPPGITHDPTAAGPQTVGCAAAGSVVTCPLGGLVAGGSVPVQLQVRAAGAVRGTVDVRVTATGAQAVTTSAQVVVASGNLTPVWSGVGDLDVTEVGAPLLQCVGAYGGTCPAVRQDRDNNGLDMRPLDLVPPPSGARAAVPVSSSTRLTVPGGRPVVWAGLYWSAVRGPADAWSGDRSTARLRSPDGTWTDVTAGSVVDVADSSGRQYYQAAVDVTDLVARGGAGTWALADAAVSAGRSDRDPTYYAGWSLVVVHGTPAAAGSPGASAVTVHQGGAWTGTSTAAPAFAFVGEAGARTRIGVVAWEGDRAASNDRMTLSGVGPLRPLRWDGTATVGGGSAGNAFDSTATGWAHPNSLGVDAKGFEEVTLPTGVGTLTPSTAGDQYLIGVVTVRTAAPPSLQAPQS, encoded by the coding sequence ATGAGCGACAGCGACGTCGTCGAGGACGACGCCGCGTTGCTGCGCGCCACCCGTACGGGTGACTCGGCCGCCTTCGGTCGCCTCTACGAGCGCCACGCCGGTGCCGCGCTCGTCGTGGCGCGGCAGTACACGGACTCCACCCCGGACGCCGAGGATGTCGTCGCGGACGCCTTCGCCAACGTCCACCGGGCGCTGCTCGGCGGCAACGGGCCCGACGCGGCGTTCCGCGCCTACCTCTTCACCGTGGTGCGCCGCGTGGCGGCGGTGCAGCGCACGGCCGGGCGGCGCGCCCAGCCCACCGACGACGTCGCGACGCTCGAGACCGCCTCCGCGCCCGTCGCCGCCGCCGAGGAGCCGACGCTGGCGGGCTTCGAGCGCGGCGTCGTCGCCCGTGCGTTCCGCTCCCTGCCCGAGCGCTGGCGCGAGGTGCTCTGGCACAGCGAGGTCGAAGGGCTGACGCCCGCCCAGATCGCCCCCATCGTCGGACTGAGCGCCAACAGCACCGCTGCACTGGCCTACCGCGCCCGCGAGGGTCTGCGCCAGGCCTACCTGCAGCACCACCTGCAGGACCCGCTGGACGAGGGCTGCCGGTCGGTCGCCGGCAAGCTCGGTGCGCACGTGCGCGGCGGGCTGGCGGCGCGGGACACCCGGCAGGTCGAGACGCACCTGGACGAGTGCGGGGAGTGCCGCGCGCTGGTCCTGGAGCTCGGGGACGTCAACCACGGGATGCGGGCCGTCGTGGCGCCGCTGGTGCTGGGGCTGCTCGGGCTCGGCGCGCTCGCGCACGACCTGCCGGTCGGCGGGGGCCTCGCGGCCGGCGCAGCGGCGCTGGGTCAGGCCGGGGGCGCCGGGGCGTCGGGCGGTGCCGGGTCGGCGGGCTCGGGTGCCGGGGCCTCCGGTGGTGCGGGCTCGGGAGGTGCGGGTGCCGGCGGTGCCGGTGCGGGTGCCGTCGGGTCGGGTGGTGCGGGTGCGGTCGGTGCCGGGGCGGGCGGTGTCGCGGCGACGGGTGCCGTGGGCACCGTCACCGGCGCGTCGGCAGCGGTCGGCGGCGCGACCGCCGCGACGGCCGCCACCGGTGCGGCCGGGCTGCTGGGCGGCGTCTCGGCCGGCGCGGTGGCCCTCGTGGCGGCCGCGGCGCTCGTCGTCACGGTCGTGGTCGCCGCGGCCGTGCTGCTCGTGAACGGCCCGGACGTGCTGGCCGACCCCACGCCGAGCGTGTCCGGTGCCGCCGAGACCCGCCCGACGGCACCGGCGCCCCGCGCGACGTCCTCGAGCACGCCGGCGCCGGTGCCGACGTCCGACCCGACGCCCGACACGGACGACGGCACCCCGGACGACGCCTCGCCGGGCGACGCCTCGCCGGACGGCCGCGACGGCACCGTCCCGGGCCGCGGACCTGCCGCCGCACCGCCGGGCGCCCCGGCGCCGGTGACCCCGCCGGGTTCACGCCCCGTCCTCGCGCCGCCTGCCGGTCCGGCCCCGGGTGCCGAGCCGGAGCCCGGCCCCGGACCTGCACCCGACCCCGACCCCGAGCAGCCCCCGCCGCCGGGCCCCGCCGACGTCGTCGTCGTCGTCCCGGAGGGCGGGATCGACCTGGCGGCCGGTGTCGCGGGGCAGGCCATCGAGCTGACGGTGCGCAACGCCGGCGGGCTGCCCGCGGCGGCGCTCGTGGCGGAGGTCGAGCTGCCCGCCGGCGTGACGTTCCAGGCGGGCGCGCTCGCGTCGCCCGGCTTCGGGTTCGGCCCGGTCGCGGCGGCCGAGCCCGTCGGGTGGACGTGCGTTGACCGCGACGGCGACGGCGCCGCCGCGTCGTGCACGCTGCCCGGGCTCGACCCCGGCCGCGGTGCCGTCCTCGCGCTGCGGGTGAACGTCGACGAGGGCTGGGTCAGCACCTCCGGCGACGAGGCCGTGCACATGCGGATCACCGGCGACGGGCGCACCTGGGAGCCCGAGCCGGTGCGCGTGCGGGTCGCGGCCTCACCGGCACGACTGGCGTTCGACGGTCCGGTCCCCACCGAGGTGCAGCTGGTCACCGGCCGCGCGCGCACCCTCACGGTCCCGGTGCGCAACGCGGGCGGCACGGCCGTCACGGCGACCGCCCCGGCGCTCGCCGAGCTGACCCTGCCGCCGGGCGTCAGCGCCACGGCCGCCGCGCCGTGGTCGTGCGCCGCCGGGCAGGACGGCCCGACGGTGTGCCGTCACGCCGGTCTCGCACCGTTCGAGCGCTCGACGCTCACCCTGACCCTGACGAGCCCCTCCGGTGCCGCGACGGGCAGCGGCACGCTGCACGTGCGGCTGTCCCCGGCCGGGCACCGGTCCTCCGAGACGCACGTGGTGACCTCGTCCCTCGTGCGGCCCCCCGTGCTCGGCGTCGAGGCGCCGGCCGCGCTCGACGTCGCCCCCGGCACCCCCGTCGACCTGGGCGTCACCGTCGCCAACACCGGTGACCTGGCCGCGGCGGGGACCTCGCTGCAGCTCACGGTGCCCACGGGCGCGACCATCGAGGACGCCACCGGCGAGGGCTGGGCCTGCGCGCCGGCCGGCGCCACCGCGACCTGCACCACCGACCTGGCGCCCGGCGCCCGCAGCAGCGTCACGGCGCGGGTCACGGCCGCCGCCGGCAGCGTCGGCGCGCTCGGTGCGGCCACCGCCCGCGTGAGCGCCCCCGACGCGGACGTCCCCGCGGTGCCCGCAGAGGTGGACGTCACCGCGATCGAGCCGGTCCTGGCCGTGACCGACGCGGCGGCTGTCGTCGACGCGACGCGCGGCGGCACCGTGGCGTTCGTGGCGGCTGTCGCGGGCTCGCGCGTCGACGGGCGGCCCGCGGCCGACGCCGCCGGGGTGGTGGCGACCGTGACCCTGCCGCCGGGCATCACGCACGACCCGACGGCCGCGGGCCCGCAGACCGTCGGGTGCGCCGCGGCCGGGTCGGTCGTCACGTGCCCGCTGGGCGGGCTGGTCGCGGGCGGGTCCGTCCCCGTGCAGCTGCAGGTGCGGGCCGCCGGTGCCGTGCGCGGCACGGTCGACGTGCGCGTGACCGCGACGGGCGCGCAGGCCGTCACGACGTCCGCGCAGGTCGTGGTCGCGTCGGGCAACCTCACCCCGGTGTGGTCGGGCGTCGGCGACCTCGACGTCACCGAGGTCGGCGCACCGCTGCTGCAGTGCGTCGGCGCGTACGGCGGGACGTGCCCGGCCGTCCGGCAGGACCGCGACAACAACGGGCTCGACATGCGTCCCCTGGACCTGGTGCCGCCGCCGTCCGGCGCGCGCGCCGCCGTGCCCGTCTCGTCGTCGACCCGCCTGACCGTGCCCGGCGGTCGGCCCGTGGTGTGGGCGGGGCTGTACTGGTCGGCCGTGCGCGGGCCCGCCGACGCCTGGAGCGGCGACCGCAGCACCGCGCGCCTGCGCAGCCCCGACGGCACGTGGACGGACGTCACCGCCGGCTCGGTGGTCGACGTGGCCGACAGCAGCGGGCGGCAGTACTACCAGGCGGCCGTGGACGTCACGGACCTCGTGGCACGCGGCGGCGCCGGGACGTGGGCGCTGGCCGACGCCGCCGTGAGCGCCGGCCGCTCCGACCGCGACCCCACGTACTACGCGGGCTGGTCGCTCGTGGTGGTGCACGGGACGCCCGCCGCTGCCGGGTCACCCGGTGCCTCGGCCGTCACCGTCCACCAGGGTGGCGCCTGGACCGGGACGTCCACCGCCGCCCCCGCCTTCGCGTTCGTCGGTGAGGCGGGCGCCCGCACCCGCATCGGCGTGGTCGCCTGGGAAGGTGACCGTGCCGCGTCGAACGACCGGATGACCCTGTCGGGCGTCGGCCCCCTGCGCCCGCTGCGGTGGGACGGCACCGCGACGGTCGGCGGCGGGTCGGCCGGCAACGCGTTCGACTCCACCGCCACCGGGTGGGCCCACCCCAACTCCCTGGGCGTCGACGCCAAGGGGTTCGAGGAGGTCACGTTGCCGACGGGCGTCGGGACGCTGACACCGAGCACCGCGGGTGACCAGTACCTGATCGGGGTCGTCACCGTGCGGACGGCCGCGCCGCCGTCGCTGCAGGCGCCGCAGTCCTGA